The Vicia villosa cultivar HV-30 ecotype Madison, WI linkage group LG1, Vvil1.0, whole genome shotgun sequence genome includes a region encoding these proteins:
- the LOC131602502 gene encoding F-box/kelch-repeat protein At3g06240-like, which translates to MRRFMNFMLLVQKTMRKRRRGERRTEKKKRKTKTTTTSPPKSYVPEEMITEILLRLPVKSLIRFKCVSKPWFSLISDSMFAESHFQLTAHTRKIEFISNDLQQTTSIDFEEQLDLENASIKRFNFLHPQDDSLIQIISSCRGFIFFYYSSNFCIMNPCTKVHKQIPLAPDEFETNLESGYIYYLYGFGYDQLRDDYLVVSLSCILAEEDISRLEYFSLKDNKWNEIENTYFPYTLDKIDPRVGTLYNDAIHWLALHSCSLMEVIIAFDLSEKKLFEIPFPNGVEHKSNHCELWIFGEFLSLWAIDCEHRRIEIWMMKEYKDHSSWIKTIVLSMHILPPRKFSPICSTKNGDIIGTDGARLLRYTNTGEPIESSSYKCIADSAASHGSRSIVYTESLLSLPGDDMQVYEDDLE; encoded by the coding sequence ATGAGAAGGTTCATGAACTTCATGCTATTAGTGCAGAAAACAATGAGAAAAAGACGTAGAGGAGAAAGACGcacagagaagaagaagagaaagacaaAGACCACGACAACATCACCACCGAAATCTTATGTGCCTGAAGAAATGATAACGGAAATTCTTCTACGTTTACCGGTGAAGTCTCTTATTCGTTTCAAATGCGTTTCAAAACCATGGTTTTCTCTTATCTCTGATTCAATGTTTGCTGAATCACATTTTCAACTTACAGCACACACTCGTAAAATTGAGTTCATATCAAATGATTTACAGCAAACAACATCAATAGATTTCGAAGAACAACTTGACTTAGAGAATGCTTCTATTAAACGGTTCAATTTTTTGCATCCTCAAGATGATTCTCTTATTCAAATTATAAGTTCCTGCAGAGGCTTTATATTTTTCTACTATTCTTCAAACTTTTGCATAATGAATCCATGCACCAAAGTTCACAAACAAATACCTTTAGCTCCGGATGAATTTGAAACAAATTTAGAGTCAGGTTATATCTATTATCTATATGGTTTTGGATATGATCAGTTAAGAGATGATTACCTGGTGGTCTCCCTATCATGTATTCTAGCCGAGGAAGATATTTCACGTTTGGAATATTTCTCATTGAAAGATAACAAATGGAACGAAATTGAAAACACTTACTTCCCTTATACGCTGGACAAGATTGACCCGAGAGTAGGAACGCTCTATAACGATGCTATTCATTGGTTGGCTTTACATTCTTGTTCGTTGATGGAAGTTATTATTGCTTTTGATTTAAgtgaaaagaaactttttgagATTCCTTTTCCAAATGGTGTAGAGCATAAATCTAATCATTGCGAGTTGTGGATATTTGGGGAATTTCTTAGTTTATGGGCTATAGATTGTGAACATAGAAGAATTGAAATATGGATgatgaaagaatacaaagatcATTCATCTTGGATTAAGACTATTGTTCTCTCTATGCACATCTTACCTCCTCGTAAGTTTTCACCAATATGCTCTACAAAAAATGGTGATATCATTGGAACAGATGGAGCTAGATTGTTGAGGTATACCAACACAGGAGAGCCTATAGAGAGTTCCTCATACAAGTGCATTGCAGATAGCGCAGCTTCACATGGATCCCGATCGATCGTTTATACAGAATCTTTACTTTCACTCCCTGGCGACGACATGCAAGTTTATGAAGATGATTTAGAGTAA